The Arachis hypogaea cultivar Tifrunner chromosome 19, arahy.Tifrunner.gnm2.J5K5, whole genome shotgun sequence genome has a window encoding:
- the LOC112776135 gene encoding glycine--tRNA ligase, chloroplastic/mitochondrial 2 isoform X2, which yields MDGMEITQFTYFQQAGSLPLSPVSVEITYGLERIIMLLQGVDHFKKIKYSDGITYGELFLENEKEMSAYYLEHASVDHVQKHFDFFEEEARRLLSSGLAIPAYDQLLKTSHAFNILDSRGFVGVTERARYFGRMRSLARQCAQLWLKTRENLGFPLGFISEPDNFVLPKEVLEAACEKVHDQSRAFVLEIGTEEMPPQDVVDASKQLKDLMLQLLEKQRLKHGNMQVFGTPRRLVVVIENLSTKQAEVEVEVRGPPVSKSFDHEGNPTKAIEGFSRRYSVPLDLVYRKVDGKTEYVYARVKELSRYSLEVLSEDLPATISKISFPKTMKWNSQVIFSRPIRWILAMHGDVVVPFMFAGVLSGNLSRGLRNTSSAILQVESAESYSVAMKHAGINVAVEDRKKMVVEQSNALAESVNGQIVIPTGLLDEVVNLVEAPIPVLGKFKETFLALPKELLTMVMQKHQKYFAVCDDEGQLLPYFIAVANGAIDETTVRKGNEAVLRARYEDAKFFYEMDTRKKFSEFRKQLKDILFHEKLGTMLDKMTRIENMVIMLSCILNISEDKQQIIRDAASLAMSDLATAVVTEFTSLSGIMGRHYAIRDGYSEQIADALFEITLPRFSGDMLPKSDAGIVLAIADRLDSLVGLFSAGCQPSSTNDPFGLRRISYGLVQLLVEKNKNLNLKEALQLAADAQSIKVDPHVIDDVHQFVTRRLEQFLVDKGVSAEFVRSVLAERAKFPSLAAKSAYKMEELSRDTLFPKVVEAYSRPTRIVRGKEGELNMTVDEAAFETNEERVLWSTFLSVKESINPGLDIDDFVEISSQLIQPLEDFFNNVFVMVDDDKIRKNRLAMLKEISELPRGIADLTVLPGF from the exons GAGAATGA GAAAGAAATGAGTGCATATTACTTGGAGCATGCCAGTGTTGATCATGTTCAAAAACATTTTGATTTCTTTGAGGAGGAAGCTCGTAGATTACTTTCTTCAGGCTTAGCAATCCCTGC GTATGATCAGCTTCTAAAAACATCTCATGCTTTCAATATATTAGATTCCAGAGGCTTTGTTGGGGTGACAGAGCGTGCTCGATATTTTGGTCGAATGCGTAG TTTAGCTCGCCAGTGTGCACAACTTTGGTTGAAGACTAGGGAGAATCTTGGCTTCCCTCTTGGTTTCATCTCTGAACCTGATAATTTTGTATTGCCAAAAGAAGTTCTTGAGGCTGCTTGTGAGAAG GTGCATGATCAGTCAAGAGCATTTGTTCTTGAAATTGGAACAGAAGAGATGCCCCCTCAAGATGTTGTAGATGCAAGCAAGCAA CTGAAAGATTTGATGCTGCAATTACTAGAGAAACAGAGGTTAAAGCATGGCAACATGCAAGTTTTTGGCACCCCACGCAGATTAGTG GTTGTCATTGAAAATCTTTCCACAAAACAAGCAGAAGTGGAGGTTGAGGTTCGAGGTCCTCCAGTTTCAAAATCGTTTGATCATGAAGGAAATCCAACAAAG GCCATTGAAGGATTTTCCCGTAGATACTCTGTTCCACTGGACTTGGTATACCGAAAGGTTGATG GAAAAACAGAATATGTTTATGCTCGTGTGAAGGAGCTTTCAAGATATTCTTTAGAG GTTCTGTCTGAAGATTTGCCTGCTACTATTTCTAAAATATCATTTCCAAAGACGATGAAATGGAATTCTCAG GTGATATTTAGTAGGCCTATCCGTTGGATTTTGGCTATGCATGGAGATGTAGTAGTCCCATTTATGTTTGCTGGGGTATTGAG TGGAAACTTATCTCGTGGTCTTCGCAATACTTCTTCAGCTATCCTCCAG GTTGAAAGTGCAGAATCTTATTCAGTTGCAATGAAACATGCGGGAATCAATGTTGCAGTTGAG GACCGCAAGAAAATGGTTGTTGAGCAATCTAATGCATTAGCAGAAAGTGTAAATGGCCAAATTGTTATTCCAACAGGCTTGCTTGATGAG GTTGTAAATCTTGTTGAGGCACCTATTCCCGTGCTTGGAAAGTTTAAAGAAACCTTCTTGGCCCTTCCAAAAGAACTTTTGACCATG GTTATGCAAAAGCATCAGAAATATTTTGCTGTATGTGATGATGAAGGACAGCTGTTGCCTTATTTTATTGCT GTTGCAAATGGAGCAATTGATGAGACTACTGTGAGGAAAGGAAATGAAGCTGTCCTCAG GGCTCGCTATGAAGATGCCAAGTTCTTTTATGAGATGGACACTCGTAAAAAATTCTCTGAATTCCGGAAGCAACTTAAAGATATTCTGTTTCAT GAGAAGCTTGGAACCATGTTGGATAAGATGACTCGTATAGAAAACATGGTGATTATGCTAAGTTGCATCCTGAATATTAGTGAAGATAAACAACAAATCATCCGGGATGCTGCCTCGCTTGCTATGTCTGATCTTGCCACTGCTGTTGTCACTGAATTCACCTCACTTTCAGGAATAATGGGGCGTCACTATGCCATTAGAGATGGATATTCGGAGCAG ATTGCAGATGCCTTGTTTGAGATCACGCTTCCTAGATTTTCTGGGGACATGCTACCTAAGAGTGATGCTGGCATAGTTTTGGCCATTGCTGATAG ATTAGACAGCCTGGTAGGTTTGTTTTCTGCTGGATGTCAACCTAGTTCTACAAATGACCCATTTGGTCTGCGAAGAATCTCCTATGGTCTT GTACAATTGTTGGTGGAAAAGAACAAAAACCTTAACTTGAAAGAGGCTCTGCAACTTGCTGCAGATGCACAATCCATCAAAGTGGATCCGCATGTAATAGATGAT GTACATCAGTTTGTTACTCGAAGATTAGAGCAGTTTCTG GTTGACAAGGGAGTGAGTGCAGAATTTGTTCGTTCTGTCCTTGCTGAGAGGGCAAAATTTCCCAGTCTAGCAGCAAAGTCAGCATATAAA ATGGAAGAATTATCAAGAGATACACTTTTCCCTAAAGTGGTTGAAGCATACTCTCGACCAACAAGAATTGTCCGTGGGAAGGAAGGCGAACTTAATATGACg GTGGATGAGGCTGCTTTTGAGACAAATGAAGAGAGAGTTTTATGGAGCACATTTTTGTCAGTTAAAGAGAGCATTAATCCTG GTCTTGACATTGATGATTTTGTTGAGATTTCATCTCAGCTAATACAGCCGCTTGAGGATTTTTTCAACAATGTCTTTGTTATGGTG GATGATGATAAGATCAGAAAAAACAGGCTAGCTATGCTAAAAGAAATTTCTGAGCTTCCAAGAGGAATAGCAGACCTCACGGTTCTTCCAGGATTTTAA